One genomic window of Arachis hypogaea cultivar Tifrunner chromosome 8, arahy.Tifrunner.gnm2.J5K5, whole genome shotgun sequence includes the following:
- the LOC112708443 gene encoding phenylacetaldehyde oxime monooxygenase CYP71AN24-like: MATIVSILKQFPCDKFNSTLYLSIVVAIIISIIIVINLTITRRSKSIINLPPSPPKLPFIGNLHQLGTLPHRSFQELSNKHGPLMFLQLGQIPTLVVSSADLAKEIFKNHDLVFASRPPTTAGNIFLYGCKDIAFAPCDEAWRQKKKVCVVKLLSPKKVKSFLPVRQHEVAKLVDTIQEACSREVSSSSCVINLSELLVATSFNIVSRCVLGQDFDFSEVSGHGSFGELGRKLLRQFTEFCVGDFFPSLGWVDAVRGLTSKFNATSVAVDAFMEGVIEEHKKNKTNNDDDDSNKDFVAILLHLQEKGTLEFEFTREDLKAILVDMFLGATDSSSITLEWTFSELLKKPSTMKKVQEEVRQVVGNKSMIDENDINQMKYLKCVIKEALRLHPPLPILVPRQTTSNSKIKGYDIPSKTTVYLNVWAIHRDPELWKDPEEFIPERFESNQIDFKGQDFQYIPFGSGRRGCPGMSFGLASTEYILANLLYWFDWKLPINEDIDMTEMSGISVSKKVPLHLEAIMMDN; this comes from the exons ATGGCAACTATTGTATCCATTCTAAAACAATTCCCATGTGATAAGTTTAACTCAACCCTCTACCTTTCAATAGTAGTTGCCATCATTATTAGCATCATTATTGTGATTAATCTAACCATCACAAGAAGAAGCAAATCCATTATTAAtcttccaccatcaccaccaAAGTTACCATTCATTGGAAACCTTCACCAACTAGGAACATTGCCACACCGTTCTTTCCAAGAACTCTCCAACAAGCATGGCCCTCTCATGTTCCTTCAGTTAGGGCAAATCCCAACATTAGTGGTTTCATCTGCAGATTTGGCCAAGGAAATCTTCAAAAACCATGATCTTGTTTTTGCGAGCCGCCCTCCAACGACGGCCGGAAATATCTTTCTCTATGGCTGCAAAGACATAGCGTTTGCGCCCTGCGACGAAGCATGGAGACAGAAAAAAAAAGTTTGTGTTGTTAAACTTCTAAGTCCCAAAAAAGTTAAATCGTTTCTCCCTGTAAGACAACATGAGGTTGCAAAACTTGTTGATACCATCCAAGAAGCGTGCTCAAGAGAAGTCTCATCATCATCTTGTGTGATTAATCTTAGTGAGTTGTTGGTTGCTACATCGTTCAACATCGTTTCAAGATGTGTTCTTGGACAAGACTTTGATTTCTCAGAAGTTAGTGGTCATGGAAGCTTTGGAGAGCTTGGCAGGAAGTTGCTGAGGCAATTCACTGAGTTTTGTGTTGGTGATTTCTTCCCTTCATTGGGTTGGGTTGATGCTGTTAGAGGCTTGACTTCCAAGTTTAATGCCACTTCTGTAGCAGTAGATGCTTTCATGGAAGGAGTAATTGAAgaacacaagaaaaataagacgaacaatgatgatgatgatagtaaCAAAGACTTTGTGGCTATACTTCTTCATCTTCAAGAGAAGGGTACGCTTGAATTTGAGTTCACTAGAGAAGATCTCAAAGCAATCCTAGTG GACATGTTTCTTGGAGCAACTGATTCTAGCTCCATCACTTTAGAGTGGACTTTCTCTGAGCTCCTTAAGAAGCCAAGTACCATGAAGAAAGTTCAAGAAGAGGTAAGACAAGTTGTGGGGAACAAATCAATGATAGATGAAAATGACATAAATCAAATGAAGTATTTGAAGTGTGTGATCAAAGAAGCTCTTAGGCTACACCCACCTCTTCCTATCTTAGTCCCTAGAcaaacaacatcaaattcaaaaataaaagggtATGACATTCCTTCAAAAACAACTGTTTATTTGAATGTTTGGGCAATTCATAGGGACCCTGAATTATGGAAGGATCCTGAAGAATTCATTCCAGAAAGATTTGAAAGTAACCAAATTGATTTCAAAGGACAAGATTTTCAATATATCCCTTTTGGATCCGGAAGAAGGGGTTGTCCTGGAATGTCATTTGGACTTGCTTCTACGGAATATATTCTTGCTAATCTTTTATATTGGTTTGATTGGAAGCTGCCTATAAATGAAGACATAGACATGACTGAAATGTCTGGAATCAGTGTTAGCAAGAAAGTACCACTTCATCTTGAAGCCATAATGATGGACAATtag
- the LOC112707516 gene encoding uncharacterized protein isoform X3: MENKRMWSDEETLAFVGFMEEFVVDGQRADYGQFKPGTFEKLALKMLEAFPGCTLTAKHCKNKHKRLKEKYQYAADMLACSGFGWNNEKQCVEVDSKDVLDAWLKAHPTKFYSPGKPFPLFHRLEGIFGRDRATGVAAVSGFNAEEQVNEETDDSAAGFDQSEMSPPPDQDGVAAMQGQASHSEVGASAGSTRQCGRKRKQVDVLERMANQIQQSSADQRKNAQLIADAIVGVNEKWKVGEKLTQLGFGDDDVVRAILKFAESPNVYAHFWGLSDSQMIGLVRSII, from the exons ATGGAGAACAAGCGAATGTGGAGTGATGAAGAGACATTGGCCTTTGTTGGTTTCATGGAGGAGTTTGTCGTTGACGGTCAGCGGGCTGATTATGGGCAGTTTAAACCGGGAACATTCGAGAAACTGGCTTTGAAGATGTTGGAGGCTTTCCCCGGTTGTACACTGACCGCGAAGCATTGCAAGAATAAGCACAAGCGGCTGAAGGAGAAGTACCAGTACGCCGCTGATATGCTTGCTTGTAGCGGATTTGGCTGGAACAACGAGAAACAATGTGTTGAGGTTGACAGCAAAGACGTCCTTGATGCTTGGTTGAAG GCACATCCGACCAAGTTCTACAGTCCTGGCAAGCCATTTCCTTTATTTCACCGACTGGAAGGTATCTTTGGCAGGGATAGAGCCACGGGAGTGGCGGCCGTTAGTGGCTTCAATGCGGAGGAACAGGTTAACGAAGAGACAGACGACAGTGCTGCTGGATTTGATCAGTCCGAGATGTCTCCACCTCCAGACCAAGACGGAGTTGCAGCAATGCAAGGACAAGCATCACATTCTGAGGTCGGTGCAAGCGCGGGAAGCACTAGGCAATGCGGAAGGAAGAGGAAACAAGTTGACGTACTCGAGAGGATGGCCAATCAGATTCAACAATCATCGGCTGACCAACGAAAGAATGCCCAACTGATAGCTGATGCCATTGTTGGTGTGAACGAGAAGTGGAAGGTTGGTGAGAAGCTCACACAGCTTGGATTCGGTGATGACGATGTGGTCAGGGCGATACTGAAGTTTGCCGAAAGTCCTAATGTGTATGCACACTTCTGGGGCTTGTCAGATTCACAAATGATTGGGCTCGTGCGTTCCATTATATGA
- the LOC112707516 gene encoding uncharacterized protein isoform X2, with amino-acid sequence MNSRIRREALERIVGEGDRNYIWELRMNTNAFANLCELLQVQGGLTEDGHVSLPEQVATFLIILAHHKKNRSLQVRFCRSGETVSKYFNKVLKFVIRIQGMLFAKATPIAEDCMDPTWRRFKGCLGALDGTYIEVTVPESEKTRYRTRKDKICTNFLGVCNREMGFVYVLSGWEGSASDSRVLRDAITRRNSLKIPHGNYYLFDAGYTNGPGFLAPYRGTRYHIREWAQGARAPRNYQEYFNRVHSSARNIIEHYFGLLKKRWSILRSPSFYPLKTQFQIIIACCLLQNFIRKSMEMDPEEEGSILDEFTPDGDEEQDGLIDVVENTNEWSHWRDNIANEMYEEWRASRTK; translated from the exons ATGAATAGTAGAATTAGACGTGAGGCGTTAGAGCGTATTGTTGGTGAGGGTGATAGGAATTATATCTGGGAGTTGAGAATGAACACAAATGCCTTTGCTAACTTGTGTGAGTTGCTCCAAGTTCAGGGAGGACTTACAGAGGATGGTCATGTAAGCCTGCCGGAGCAGGTTGCGACCTTCTTAATTATCTTAGCGCATCACAAGAAAAACCGTAGTCTACAGGTTAGATTTTGTAGGTCCGGCGAGACAGTGAGTAAGTATTTTAATAAAGTTTTGAAGTTTGTAATACGGATTCAAGGGATGTTGTTCGCGAAGGCTACACCAATTGCCGAGGACTGTATGGACCCCACATGGAGAAGGTTTAAG GGTTGCTTGGGAGCATTAGATGGCACTTATATAGAGGTGACAGTCCCCGAGTCTGAGAAGACAAGGTACCGAACAAGAAAGGATAAAATCTGCACGAATTTCTTAGGGGTGTGTAACCGGGAGATGGGTTTTGTCTACGTACTCAGCGGATGGGAGGGTTCGGCATCTGATTCACGGGTACTTCGAGATGCAATAACTCGTCGTAATAGTCTTAAGATACCCCACG GTAATTACTATTTATTTGATGCTGGCTACACAAATGGTCCGGGGTTTCTTGCACCGTATAGAGGGACTCGATATCATATAAGAGAGTGGGCCCAGGGTGCACGTGCACCGCGCAACTACCAAGAATATTTTAACCGGGTACACTCTTCTGCAAGGAATATTATTGAGCACTACTTTGGTTTGCTGAAGAAGAGGTGGTCCATCTTAAGAAGCCCTAGCTTTTATCCCCTAAAGACACAATTTCAGATAATTATTGCCTGTTGTTTGCTGCAAAATTTCATTAGGAAGAGTATGGAGATGGATCCGGAGGAGGAAGGTAGCATATTGGATGAATTCACGCCCGATGGAGACGAGGAACAAGATGGATTGATCGATGTGGTCGAAAACACGAACGAGTGGAGTCACTGGCGTGACAACATAGCAAATGAGATGTATGAAGAGTGGCGTGCGAGTCGTACGAAGTAG
- the LOC112707516 gene encoding uncharacterized protein isoform X1 → MELSKIIKRYVSFYEEMRSNHEEKMLFFVLTLFVYFRDRTTGQLSLGGRMNSRIRREALERIVGEGDRNYIWELRMNTNAFANLCELLQVQGGLTEDGHVSLPEQVATFLIILAHHKKNRSLQVRFCRSGETVSKYFNKVLKFVIRIQGMLFAKATPIAEDCMDPTWRRFKGCLGALDGTYIEVTVPESEKTRYRTRKDKICTNFLGVCNREMGFVYVLSGWEGSASDSRVLRDAITRRNSLKIPHGNYYLFDAGYTNGPGFLAPYRGTRYHIREWAQGARAPRNYQEYFNRVHSSARNIIEHYFGLLKKRWSILRSPSFYPLKTQFQIIIACCLLQNFIRKSMEMDPEEEGSILDEFTPDGDEEQDGLIDVVENTNEWSHWRDNIANEMYEEWRASRTK, encoded by the exons ATGGAGCTGTCGAAAATTATTAAGCGATACGTGTCTTTTTATGAAGAGATGAGATCCAACCATGAAGAAAAAATGTTGTTCTTTGTGCTTACGCTGTTTGTTTACTTTAGGGATAGAACTACTGGGCAACTATCGTTAGGCGGAAGAATGAATAGTAGAATTAGACGTGAGGCGTTAGAGCGTATTGTTGGTGAGGGTGATAGGAATTATATCTGGGAGTTGAGAATGAACACAAATGCCTTTGCTAACTTGTGTGAGTTGCTCCAAGTTCAGGGAGGACTTACAGAGGATGGTCATGTAAGCCTGCCGGAGCAGGTTGCGACCTTCTTAATTATCTTAGCGCATCACAAGAAAAACCGTAGTCTACAGGTTAGATTTTGTAGGTCCGGCGAGACAGTGAGTAAGTATTTTAATAAAGTTTTGAAGTTTGTAATACGGATTCAAGGGATGTTGTTCGCGAAGGCTACACCAATTGCCGAGGACTGTATGGACCCCACATGGAGAAGGTTTAAG GGTTGCTTGGGAGCATTAGATGGCACTTATATAGAGGTGACAGTCCCCGAGTCTGAGAAGACAAGGTACCGAACAAGAAAGGATAAAATCTGCACGAATTTCTTAGGGGTGTGTAACCGGGAGATGGGTTTTGTCTACGTACTCAGCGGATGGGAGGGTTCGGCATCTGATTCACGGGTACTTCGAGATGCAATAACTCGTCGTAATAGTCTTAAGATACCCCACG GTAATTACTATTTATTTGATGCTGGCTACACAAATGGTCCGGGGTTTCTTGCACCGTATAGAGGGACTCGATATCATATAAGAGAGTGGGCCCAGGGTGCACGTGCACCGCGCAACTACCAAGAATATTTTAACCGGGTACACTCTTCTGCAAGGAATATTATTGAGCACTACTTTGGTTTGCTGAAGAAGAGGTGGTCCATCTTAAGAAGCCCTAGCTTTTATCCCCTAAAGACACAATTTCAGATAATTATTGCCTGTTGTTTGCTGCAAAATTTCATTAGGAAGAGTATGGAGATGGATCCGGAGGAGGAAGGTAGCATATTGGATGAATTCACGCCCGATGGAGACGAGGAACAAGATGGATTGATCGATGTGGTCGAAAACACGAACGAGTGGAGTCACTGGCGTGACAACATAGCAAATGAGATGTATGAAGAGTGGCGTGCGAGTCGTACGAAGTAG